From Bacteroidales bacterium:
ACGTCTTAGGTTGATTGAGAGGAGATAGGAGAGAGGAAAATGGAGAATGGAGATATTATTTCTCCTCTCTCCTCTCTCCTTTCTCCTCTCTCCTCTCAACAAAGTACATATCAACCTCCCCCTTGTTCTTTGCCTGCACCTTGCCCCGGTAGGTGCATTGAAACCGGTCCCTGACGAGCTCAAAGGTGTTTCCGGAAATATTGACCTGCCCCGACTTGCCGCTGGATTCCATGCGGCTGGCGGTATTGACGGCATCGCCCCAGATATCGTAGGCAAATTTATTTTTCCCAACCACACCGGCCATCACAGGGCCTGTATTCACGCCGATGCGCACCTCCCAGTAATCCCTTCCAGCTTCGATCCGTTCCTGCCTCGTGCGGGTCACAAAATCCCTGATCTCCAGGGCAGCCAGAACGACATCAACGGGATTGGAAGTGTTGGGAACGGGAATTCCTCCGGCGCACATATAGGAATCACCGATCGTTTTGATCTTTTCCACTCCATGCCGGTCTATGATCCGGTCAAATTCAAGGAAGCAATGATTCAGCTCAGCGATCAGCTCCTGGGGCGACATCCGTTCGGCGACAAAGGTAAAACCGACGAAATCGGTAAACAGGATGGTGACCATCTCATAGTGTTTCGGGATGGACTGGCCTTTTTCCTTTAACTCATTCGCCGTTTCTGCTGGAAGGATATTCAGCAGCAGCGCATCGGATTTTTTTCTTTCCTCATCGATGATGGTCAGGTTCCGGTTGATCTCTTCCTTCTGCTGGTTGATCTCCAAATTCTGGCGGGCCAGTTTGCGGTTGGCTTTGCGGGCAAACCGCAACCCCTGGTAAACGGCATAAAGGATAGCGAGGACCAGCAGCGAGATGCCCAGCATGAAAAAATTCCTGGCCCGGGCCTTGCTGAGGGCCAGTTCGCCCAGCTCCTTATCCCTGGTGAGTAATGCAATCTCCTGCTGATCCTGCTTCTGTTCCAGCTCTTTTTTACGTAACTCGAGCGTTTGGATTTCTTCCCGCTGTTTCAGATCCACAATCTCCCGATCCTTCCGCTCAGCGGCAAGCCGCTCCTCTGCCAGGAGCAACTCTTGCAATGCCCTGTCCCGTTCGAGCTGCTGGTTCTGAATGACCGTCTTCTGCAGCGAATCATTCTTGCGGTATATTTCGAGCTGCTGCTGCCTCGACCTGGATTCCAGCCGCAGCTGGATCAGTTCCATATCGCTGATTTCCTGACTGCTGAGTAGCTGACTTATCTCCTTTTCAGCCCTTTCCACGATATAACGCTGCTGGATCAACTCCGCCTGTTTTCTTTCTTCGGCACTGACCAGTGAATCCTTTAAGTCTAGATGTTTCCTGTAAGATTCAAAAGAATGCTCAAAATCATACAGGGCCTCATCAATTTTGGACGTCAATAAATAGATTTCGGAAAGTAAGGACTGATCCTGAATTTCCAGGGCAAGGTCCCGGGCTTTGTCATTGTAAACACCTGCGTTGTAAACGTCCTGATCCAAAAAAAAGACATTGGCAAGGATGTGGAGCAGCATGGCCCTTTTGGCATCATCACCCGTTTGTTCTGTGATCCGTATGGCATCCTGCAACGTTTGAACAGCAGAAGGATGATCGCCCAGGTTTTGATGAAGGATGGCCTTGTTCAGGAGAATGACCGGATTTTCCGGCTGATCCGGATAAAGTGCATGCTGAAGCCCGAGGGATTCATCAAACGAGCTCAGCGCTTCTTCATACCTGCCGGTCTTTTGAAGGATGTATCCTTCATTGTTCAGGGCGAGCATTTCCCGCCCCCGGTCTCCCCCTGCTCTGACCAAATCCAGGAGTTTTTGATTCGCTGCAAGGGCTTCTTCGTACCTTCCCAGATTTAGATAACAAAGGGTCAACCGGTTGTTCATGAACGTGAGCCGGCCATCACCTTGCTGATCGTTCCGGTTGGCCATCAGGTCATGGTAAACACCCGCGGCGTTTTCATACTGCTCCAGAAGAAAATAACTGTTCGCTTTTGCTTCCAGTAGCTCCATGTGATTCAGTACCGGCGTCCCTGCGGCTGATAACCGCTCTGCAGCTTTGAAATACTCAATGGCTTTAGCATGCAGTTCGGCTGTGCTGTAGATCTTCCCGATCTGAAAGTTGGTCAGGGCCATGCCGCCCGTGTCGCTCAGCATTTCGAATTCATTGAGGGCGCCGAAATAGTGCCGGATAGATACAATGTACTGATTTTGCGCCAGCGCGCATTGGCCCAGGATGAACAGCGAGGCCGCCTTCCCCGGCCGGTAAAAGGACTGACGTGAAAGTTCGACCGCTCGGGTAGCAGACATCCCGGCGCTATCGTACTCCTGAAGGATCAGGTGACCGGATGCTTTCCGGATCCATTGCTGTATACCTGCTGTGTCCGCCGAAGGATAAACGGGCTGGACGGAAGAAGGCCCATCCGTATCCTGCGCAACGACAGTTGCCCCCAGCACCAGGAAGGCCATGCAGGCCAGCGTTCGTTTTATGGATACAGCTGCAGTCATCAGTTCAGCTTAAAACTCAGACCAAACCTTACATTCGTTCCATATTGCGGATTGTAAATAAGATCGGAAGGGTACCCGTATGCATCAATGCCGCCATATTCTGATCCCAGCAGGTTAAAGGCATCCAGATAAGCCTGCAATTGCCGGGTGATATCGATCCGGGTAATAATATCGAGAACATAATAACCCTCCACATAGACCGGGAGACCCAATTTTTCCATAATGTCAGGCTCCAGCGGGAAAAACCGTTTTGCACTTTTACTGCATATGGTAGTATTGATGATCAGGTACATTCGCTTAAAAGGCCTGAGTGAAATGTTCAGTTGCGCCATGTAGCGGGGATACATCCTGACATCATCCAGTGTTCCAAGGTTGTTGGGAAGGATTTCTTTCCCTTTCGAAGCACTCAGTGACAAGTCGACTGAAAGATCGATCGAGGGAACGATCTTTTTTATCCCAAGATCAGCCTGTAATCCGGTCAGCCAGAATTCTGAGTTTTCATCATTCATATACGAAGTCGACAGGCCCATCGGATTGACTGCATTGGGGTACTCAGCAGGATCGAGGAGCACCAGTGAAAGCGATATATAATCACGCATCTGCTGGTAATAAGCCACAAGATCCAGGGTCAGGCCGGATCCCGATGAAAACCGGTACCCGATCTCCGCAGTGTGAAGCTTTTCCGGCTTCAGGTCAGGATTGGGCACGATCTGATAATAAAATCCACTGTCATCCGGAAATGCAAGAGAATTATAGGTGTAGCAAGTGGATGGCACTCGAAGTCCCTGGCCGTACAGCATCCTCACCGACATATTGTCGTTGATCAAATACAAAAAAGAGATGCGTGGATTATTGCTTCCGCCATAGAGAGAATGGTAATCGTAACGGTCGCTCACCAGGGCCGTCAGTTTACCGGTTTTATAATACACCTGGACGAAGCCGCCGGTGTTGGAAAATACCAGGGGATTAAATCCAAAATCCCCCCCTGCTCCCTGTGTGATACTCTTTTCAGAAAAAGAAGGATAGTTTTCTGGTGCAAAAGGTTCTGTCAGGTCATTGGTCTTGGGCAGGTTCCCTGAGTACTGGAAGGAGATCCCTCCATCTACCTCGACCTTTTGTACGGGCTGCCAAGTCACGATCTGATCCAGGTAAATATCGTCAGAGGCGGCGTACTTATAAGCTTTTCCCGACAGGCTCTGATCGGCTGTCATGGTAAAGGAAGACTGATTATCGAGCCGGTAACGCAGATAAGACAACTGCGTATTGGAAGAAATGGTCTTCCAGGCGTGGTCATATTGAACAAAGGCACTGTTGATGTTTTCGCCCCAGAACGCCGTGGGGTCTGCATAGGAATACAGGGCCGTATTCTGGCCGATGGAGGAATGCGTCCTCCGCTGCATCAGGTCAAAGCCAATGTCCACTCCTTTCCAGGCCAGCCGGATTCCCAGCAGGTTGCTTTCCTGGGGCAGGTCGTTCAGTACAGGATGCGTGGAATCTCCCTGGTAACGGGGTTCCTGAAGGAACTGGCAAGTAGAATCGTACAGTGCGGGATTATAAAGGTTCGGCACATCATACTTCACATTCATATCTCCCTGGCGGGTGGCATTCCCGTAAAATGAATATTTCAGTGTGTTCCCTGCCTTTCCTGCCTTACCGCTGATAAAAGCATTCAGGGAATAGTACCGCGGGCTGCCCAGGGTGATCTCTGCCTCCGCATGAACGGGCCGTTCCGATGAACGTGTCACAATGTTGATGACGCCTGTCATGGCATCTGCTCCATAAAGGGAGGAAGCTGGCCCGATGATGATCTCGATACGCTCAGCCTGCCGTACCGGAAGCTGGGCAGCAACGGGCATGCCGCTTACAACCGAAGGCTGTACCGGGACATTGTCGACCAGCACCTTCGTATAGTAATTCCCAAACAGGCCACGGATAACGAACATTTCGCCTTCGATGGCACTGCCCGGCTGGGAAACCTTAATTCCTGGTATTGACCTGAGGACATCGACGAGGGTGGAATAACCATTGCGTCTGATTTCTTCCCCGCTGATCACGTAAACTGTTACAGGCAATTCGCTGACACGTTTCTCCGACCGGCTGGCGGAAACCACCTTTAAATCCATGCTGCTGCTGTCTTCCCGAAGATCCTTTGCGTTTAAACGAAAAAGACTGTCCTGATCAACCTGGGCGGATGAAAAGGTGTAAAACAGGCATAACTGGGCAAAGAGAATAAAGGATGTCGCGGTTCTCATGGATTACACCCTCCGTATAGCAAAGTTATAAAATCCTGGTGATAGTTATGTTCTATGATTCCACATTAAAATATTTAGAAATTGGTTCGTATAAACTTGCCAAAGTCTTTCATCCCCTCTCAACCGCCCACTTCCTCACATTCGAGGCCGCCCGGTCGTTCCGGATCTCATTGGCCATGAATGCCATGTAGGGTTCAACGTGGCGGTAAAACCTTTTAAATCCCTTACAGAGATAATTAAGTCCGGATTCGCCATCCGGGCTTTTAATGATCCTGTTTTTGGGACATTCGCCGGTGCAAAGATCCAGGAACTCACATCGTTTGCAATAATCAGGCAGCATGTCTCTCTTATTGAGTCCAAACCGCTGCTGAAAAGGAGAGTTCATGTATGTAAGTAGTGATTTTTCGCCGATGTTCCCGAGCTTGTATTCCGGAAAGACGTAATGATCGCAGGAGTAGACATCACCATTATATTCCACCACACCGGCATGGCCGCACACCTCTGCATACACGCACAGCGGGGGCGGTATACCCATCCAATTGGCCAGCACACAGTCGAATGTGACCACATAGTAATCGCCCACATCCTTCCTGATCCATTCATCGAAGATCTGTATCAGAAAATTACCATAGTCCTCCGGGTTCACGCTCCAGGAGGTCATTTCTGCAGACTTTTGCGTATCGGCTGGAAGAATGCTTAATTCTTCCGGTCCGGCATGCGGATCGATCCATTCCACGATCGGGGTGAATTGCATATACTGGCTTCCGATACCCTTGAGGAACCGGTAGACCTCCAGCGGATATTTTGCATTGTAATCATTGACCACCGAGAGGGTGTTGAATTCGACATGGTATTTCTTTAACAGTTCCAATCCCCTCATGACTTGTAAGAAGCTCGGCTGACCACTCTTGTAAATCCGATACCGGTTGTGGCAGTGCTCCGGCCCATCGATTGAAAATCCGACTAAAAACTGATGATCACGGAGAAATCTGCACCAATCGTCGGTGAGGGTAGTTCCGTTTGTCTGAAGAGAGTTCTGTATGATCCTCCCCTCCGCATATTTAGTCTGCAAGGCAATCACTTTCTTAAAGAACTCCATGCCCCGCAGGATGGGTTCTCCGCCGTGCCAGGTGAACAATACGGCCGGTTCAGGGCTGGAATAGATGTTTTGTGCAATAAAGGTCTCCAGCACCTTTTCGCTCATGAACCATTTCATTGAATCTTTCGGGTACAGTTTTTCCTTTTCCAGGTAATAGCAATACGTGCAATTCAGGTTGCATACCGAACCGACAGGCTTGGCCATCAGGTAGAATGGCCGGGAAGAGGGGATGTGATAAGACGCCATATGGAGTACGGTTTCAGTGGCCGAAGGTAGTGAATTCTGCCGAAGGCAGTGAACTCTATTGATCAATGAATATTGAGCATTGACAAGTGACAAGAAAAATACTCACTGATAAGTATGTTCTATGCTTCCGAATTACTATACTTTTGCTTTTTATAAATACCCATACATATGAGAATTACGAAATCTGTTTTTATCCTGGCCAATCTTTCGGGGGCACTGCTTTCCTACGCTCAAAAACCTGCGACTGAGCCTGTGGCAAACACTCCGGCAGCGGAAGGTGAACCTGACCGTACCGTGCTTCCGATCAAAGAACCCATACGCCCAACGTTCAAAGAACTTGACGTACGGAATGCTACGGCACCTCCGCGTTTTGAGGTGAAAGCTCCGAAGGGCACCCCCAATGTAGTGGTTATACTGATTGATGACATGGGTTTTGGAGTCTCCGAAGCATATGGAGGGCCTGTTTATATGCCAACACTTGACCGGCTTGCCAATTATGGTTTACGGTATACACGCTTTCACACAACAGCGCTTAGTGCCCCGACCCGAATGGCGTTGCTCACCGGTTATAACCATCACTCAAACAATATGGGTGTTATTACGGAAGCAGCCACTACGTTTCCCGGGTACACCGGCGTGCGTCCCCAAACCATTACACCGGTGGCCGAAGTGCTCAGGCAGAACGGATACAATACCGCCCAGTTTGGGAAGTGCCACGAGGTTCCACCGTGGGAAATTTCCAATAACGGACCCCAGGACCGCTGGCCGACACATTCAGGTTTTGAAAAATTTTATGGCTTCCTGGGTGGTGAAACCAACGAGTGGGCACCCTTAATTTATGATGGTATTACTATCGTTGAAACACCAAAGGACCCCAATTATCACTTCACAACCGACATGACCAACCAGGCCATTACATGGGTCCAAACACAGCAATCTCTGCAGCCTGATAAACCCTTCTTTATTTACTATGCACCGGGCGCCACGCATGCTCCCCATCATGTTGCGCCGGAATGGATCGCAAAATATAAAGGAAAATTTGACCAGGGCTGGGACAAGATCCGTGAAGAGACACTTGAACGGCAGAAGAAACTGGGAATTGTTCCCCAGAATACTCAACTGGCTCCCAAACCAGCCGACATAAAAGACTGGGAAACACTCTCCGCTGATGAGAAAAAATTGTTCACCCGTCAGATGGAAGTATATGCCGGATTTGCCGAGCAGACGGATTACGAAATTGGAAGACTTGTGGCAGCAATTGAAGATCTGGGCGAACTGGACAACACGATTATTATCTATATTGCCGGAGATAACGGTGGGAGCGCAGAAGGACAGATGAATGGCATGTACCAGGAGATGTCCTACTTCAGCGGGGTGGCCGAAACCGTTCCGGATATGCTGAAACATTATGATGAATGGGGCTCTGAGAGTACCTATCCGCACTTTTCAGCCGGCTGGGCAGTGGCAATGGATGCGCCCTTTTCCTATACCAAACAGGTTGCTTCCGATTTTGGAGGTACAAGGAACGGCATGGTTATTCACTGGCCTGATGGTATTAAAGGGAAAAATGAAATACGTACTCAATTTGGTCATGTGATCGATATTGCTCCTACCATTTATGAAATCACAGGGATTCCTGCTCCAACAATGGTGAATGGAATTGCACAGGACCGGATTGAAGGTACCAGCCTGGCGTATACATTTAATGATGCCGGTGCATCGGAGAAACATACGGTCCAATACTATGAAATGTTCGGTAACCGCGGAGTTTACCAGGATGGCTGGTACGCAAGGACCATACATCGTCTTCCATGGGGTCTGCCCATAGGATCTCTGCAGGATGATACGTGGGAATTATATAATACGAAGGAAGACTTCAGCCTGGTCAATGACCTGTCCGCACAAAATCCGGATAAACTGATGGCAATGCAGGATCTGTTCATGGCAGAGGCTGAAAAATACCATGTGCTGCCCATAGATGACCGCGTGGTGGAAAGAACAGATGCCGTACTGGCAGGCAGACCCGTGCTCATGGGAGACCGTACTTCCGTTACCTACTATGAAGGGATGAAAGGCATGGGCGTTGATATTTTCATTGACCTGAAAAATATGCCTTACACGATTACGGCAGATGTGGAAGTAAAAGCCAGCGGAAATGGCGTGATTGTATGCCAGGGTGGCAGATTTGGTGGTCTCTCCTTATATATGAAAAATGGTAAACCGGCATTTACATACAATTACCTTGGTATGGAGTCAACGGCTTTAGTGGCTTCGCAGCCACTAAAGCCTGGCAAATACCAGATCGTGTATGATTTCAACTATGACGGAGGCGGTCCTGGCAAGGGAGGCACAGGTACGATTACCGTTGACGGTAACAAGGTAGCCGAAAAAAGGATTGAACGCACGCAAGCGAACTTTTTCTCAGTTGATGACCTGGCTGACGTTGGAGTTGATGATGGCACATGGGTGGCAGATTATGGAACTTCCTCAAAATTTAACGGGAAGATCGGCAAAGTAACCATTGAACAGAGGAAATAGTGTAATCAATTGTATTAACCCCAGGGACAGCCCTGAACCTTAATTCCGGGGCAAGCCCCGGGGAATTTACCCTTAATACCCCTACCCCGGCCCCTCCCCTGCTAGCAGGGGAGAGGTGCAGGGGTAGGGTAAACTTAAAAACCTTATCCCATGAAAAATTTTAAACGTCTTTTGATCCTGGTTTTCTTTTCCCTAGCCTGTGTACAATACACGCATTCACAGGTACTTATCTCCCTTCTCCTGGGCGATAAGCTAAATTCCGACAAACTTGAGTTCGGACTTGATGGCGGGGCTAACCTGTCGAATATATCGCACCTGGAGGGAACGAAGATGATGCCTGACTTCCACCTTGGTTTTTATTTCGACTTCAAGATAAAGCCCAAGCTTTTCATCCATACCGGAGTCATTGTCAAATCCACCATGGGGGCCAGAGGACTCACGCCGTACTCTGTTGGCAATGAAGATCTGGACAGCATTTTCATAGATGCAGATATCGACCGGAAACTGCAGTACTTCAATGTACCGGGTTTGGTCCGTTACCGTTTTTATGATTATTTCCACATAGAAGGAGGTGTCCAACTGGGTTTGCTCTATAAAGCCACTGATCTTTTTTATGAAAAGATTTATGACAAAGATGATTTGAAATTTAAGTATGAGATCCTCAAGAATGAAGATTAT
This genomic window contains:
- a CDS encoding arylsulfatase, with protein sequence MRITKSVFILANLSGALLSYAQKPATEPVANTPAAEGEPDRTVLPIKEPIRPTFKELDVRNATAPPRFEVKAPKGTPNVVVILIDDMGFGVSEAYGGPVYMPTLDRLANYGLRYTRFHTTALSAPTRMALLTGYNHHSNNMGVITEAATTFPGYTGVRPQTITPVAEVLRQNGYNTAQFGKCHEVPPWEISNNGPQDRWPTHSGFEKFYGFLGGETNEWAPLIYDGITIVETPKDPNYHFTTDMTNQAITWVQTQQSLQPDKPFFIYYAPGATHAPHHVAPEWIAKYKGKFDQGWDKIREETLERQKKLGIVPQNTQLAPKPADIKDWETLSADEKKLFTRQMEVYAGFAEQTDYEIGRLVAAIEDLGELDNTIIIYIAGDNGGSAEGQMNGMYQEMSYFSGVAETVPDMLKHYDEWGSESTYPHFSAGWAVAMDAPFSYTKQVASDFGGTRNGMVIHWPDGIKGKNEIRTQFGHVIDIAPTIYEITGIPAPTMVNGIAQDRIEGTSLAYTFNDAGASEKHTVQYYEMFGNRGVYQDGWYARTIHRLPWGLPIGSLQDDTWELYNTKEDFSLVNDLSAQNPDKLMAMQDLFMAEAEKYHVLPIDDRVVERTDAVLAGRPVLMGDRTSVTYYEGMKGMGVDIFIDLKNMPYTITADVEVKASGNGVIVCQGGRFGGLSLYMKNGKPAFTYNYLGMESTALVASQPLKPGKYQIVYDFNYDGGGPGKGGTGTITVDGNKVAEKRIERTQANFFSVDDLADVGVDDGTWVADYGTSSKFNGKIGKVTIEQRK
- a CDS encoding adenylate/guanylate cyclase domain-containing protein produces the protein MTAAVSIKRTLACMAFLVLGATVVAQDTDGPSSVQPVYPSADTAGIQQWIRKASGHLILQEYDSAGMSATRAVELSRQSFYRPGKAASLFILGQCALAQNQYIVSIRHYFGALNEFEMLSDTGGMALTNFQIGKIYSTAELHAKAIEYFKAAERLSAAGTPVLNHMELLEAKANSYFLLEQYENAAGVYHDLMANRNDQQGDGRLTFMNNRLTLCYLNLGRYEEALAANQKLLDLVRAGGDRGREMLALNNEGYILQKTGRYEEALSSFDESLGLQHALYPDQPENPVILLNKAILHQNLGDHPSAVQTLQDAIRITEQTGDDAKRAMLLHILANVFFLDQDVYNAGVYNDKARDLALEIQDQSLLSEIYLLTSKIDEALYDFEHSFESYRKHLDLKDSLVSAEERKQAELIQQRYIVERAEKEISQLLSSQEISDMELIQLRLESRSRQQQLEIYRKNDSLQKTVIQNQQLERDRALQELLLAEERLAAERKDREIVDLKQREEIQTLELRKKELEQKQDQQEIALLTRDKELGELALSKARARNFFMLGISLLVLAILYAVYQGLRFARKANRKLARQNLEINQQKEEINRNLTIIDEERKKSDALLLNILPAETANELKEKGQSIPKHYEMVTILFTDFVGFTFVAERMSPQELIAELNHCFLEFDRIIDRHGVEKIKTIGDSYMCAGGIPVPNTSNPVDVVLAALEIRDFVTRTRQERIEAGRDYWEVRIGVNTGPVMAGVVGKNKFAYDIWGDAVNTASRMESSGKSGQVNISGNTFELVRDRFQCTYRGKVQAKNKGEVDMYFVERREEKGERREEK
- a CDS encoding porin family protein, with protein sequence MKNFKRLLILVFFSLACVQYTHSQVLISLLLGDKLNSDKLEFGLDGGANLSNISHLEGTKMMPDFHLGFYFDFKIKPKLFIHTGVIVKSTMGARGLTPYSVGNEDLDSIFIDADIDRKLQYFNVPGLVRYRFYDYFHIEGGVQLGLLYKATDLFYEKIYDKDDLKFKYEILKNEDYEEEFKRFDAGLVAGAGYKLKKGEGMTLNVRYYYGLMDIVKDNQGERQNNSSLYFCVALPIGKGKAEAKREK
- a CDS encoding TonB-dependent receptor; the encoded protein is MRTATSFILFAQLCLFYTFSSAQVDQDSLFRLNAKDLREDSSSMDLKVVSASRSEKRVSELPVTVYVISGEEIRRNGYSTLVDVLRSIPGIKVSQPGSAIEGEMFVIRGLFGNYYTKVLVDNVPVQPSVVSGMPVAAQLPVRQAERIEIIIGPASSLYGADAMTGVINIVTRSSERPVHAEAEITLGSPRYYSLNAFISGKAGKAGNTLKYSFYGNATRQGDMNVKYDVPNLYNPALYDSTCQFLQEPRYQGDSTHPVLNDLPQESNLLGIRLAWKGVDIGFDLMQRRTHSSIGQNTALYSYADPTAFWGENINSAFVQYDHAWKTISSNTQLSYLRYRLDNQSSFTMTADQSLSGKAYKYAASDDIYLDQIVTWQPVQKVEVDGGISFQYSGNLPKTNDLTEPFAPENYPSFSEKSITQGAGGDFGFNPLVFSNTGGFVQVYYKTGKLTALVSDRYDYHSLYGGSNNPRISFLYLINDNMSVRMLYGQGLRVPSTCYTYNSLAFPDDSGFYYQIVPNPDLKPEKLHTAEIGYRFSSGSGLTLDLVAYYQQMRDYISLSLVLLDPAEYPNAVNPMGLSTSYMNDENSEFWLTGLQADLGIKKIVPSIDLSVDLSLSASKGKEILPNNLGTLDDVRMYPRYMAQLNISLRPFKRMYLIINTTICSKSAKRFFPLEPDIMEKLGLPVYVEGYYVLDIITRIDITRQLQAYLDAFNLLGSEYGGIDAYGYPSDLIYNPQYGTNVRFGLSFKLN
- a CDS encoding anaerobic sulfatase-maturation protein — its product is MASYHIPSSRPFYLMAKPVGSVCNLNCTYCYYLEKEKLYPKDSMKWFMSEKVLETFIAQNIYSSPEPAVLFTWHGGEPILRGMEFFKKVIALQTKYAEGRIIQNSLQTNGTTLTDDWCRFLRDHQFLVGFSIDGPEHCHNRYRIYKSGQPSFLQVMRGLELLKKYHVEFNTLSVVNDYNAKYPLEVYRFLKGIGSQYMQFTPIVEWIDPHAGPEELSILPADTQKSAEMTSWSVNPEDYGNFLIQIFDEWIRKDVGDYYVVTFDCVLANWMGIPPPLCVYAEVCGHAGVVEYNGDVYSCDHYVFPEYKLGNIGEKSLLTYMNSPFQQRFGLNKRDMLPDYCKRCEFLDLCTGECPKNRIIKSPDGESGLNYLCKGFKRFYRHVEPYMAFMANEIRNDRAASNVRKWAVERG